The Plasmodium gaboni strain SY75 chromosome Unknown, whole genome shotgun sequence genome segment ataaataaatatattaatgaagaaaaagggaaaaataaaaaaacaaatcAACATATATCAGaacaatttttatttcctaCACATTTGGTTATAATGTGTGCTGCAGCTAGCGATTTTTATATTCCATATGATGAAATGcatgaaaataaaattgatAGTAATTATTCACCTCTTTGTATTCAATTGTGTTTAACTCctaaattttataaaatcatAAATTCACATTTCCCTCTTCtaaaatattgtatattcaaattagaagatgaagaaaaaatacTTATTGATAAATCAAATGAACGAATTAAATATACAGATTTATTAATAGCTAATTTATTAACACAAAGATATGattatgtgtatatttttaaaaagcAATTTGAATATATCCTTTTGAAAAAATCAAATACTGAACAAATCGAAAATGATATATGTTATGAGATATGTAAGCACTTTTCAAtcttataaaataaaatataatatttttatggtaattaaaaatttatattatatatatatatatatatatatatatttaatatttttatgttattaattttatatctttaCATAATTTTCCTATAATATCctaattttgtttttaatacatttttttaaaaacagtctgttttgttaatatataaattatata includes the following:
- a CDS encoding putative phosphopantothenoylcysteine synthetase codes for the protein KINEQMNQNNMNSNKINEQMNQNNMNNIHNINHCEDNKINNTDNHLSNTDTYILHNNNLTRNDYHLNNFSFNINKYINEEKGKNKKTNQHISEQFLFPTHLVIMCAAASDFYIPYDEMHENKIDSNYSPLCIQLCLTPKFYKIINSHFPLLKYCIFKLEDEEKILIDKSNERIKYTDLLIANLLTQRYDYVYIFKKQFEYILLKKSNTEQIENDICYEICKHFSIL